Proteins encoded by one window of Perca fluviatilis chromosome 13, GENO_Pfluv_1.0, whole genome shotgun sequence:
- the LOC120571947 gene encoding uncharacterized protein LOC120571947 isoform X2, whose amino-acid sequence MNKLQDILQTSEDNPDASGHPSTSTSWGLRQSAAQDEWRKARSHHLSCLLSCNVVPEKNCSHCTSPAIIRCRDCMPEEWLCTECDIHIHKKHTLHNRESCIGGIYKPIEPTVCCVKQNGGYTLVNQVCLLPTVRPVQLCTCDPATITESAGRAIIMVCINGRYDLHLPNLSCKLCLTQWTPDMSDLIRSGYWPASVNADTLFSMDVFTSFEELKTVAPSLSRQGFLRMLEKRTCQFGRAGKIHGDVFQRSYLEYTFCQYHCENMASVEHFTCPACTPNMIALCADGNRKQYRFRQSKGSEQPYFDGTFIAKDAEVQHFVEEIRSKMKSTAGRGICGASRWSAARETARRASKLDEEGIEVVVCRHGVLLKALNMYRGEIFAYPLFLQKELQAATNGQFFCTDIACKYWPYLEKLSVSMSELRPLLQMRPFLSVMHAKAHSTKCEIIWSGKNQEGAGTTAGEEVEMVNSYLSRCALTTKYMTKSARNDMLTVHAIGWNRRKQEGLHLALSSRYVKTCEKAEADSQRLEDLTNHLGCPENMVHQWVHDVREWASDDSAGTRCDDQQPLQESIEEMFLAVHHRKASLYNQTDSNKIRQLRRRKLGEEKKKLFEKIKLYNEQVADEERILEDKVESRLSVVEGDSGADCLIWPWEVHSRESSNILTKKKIFDVYMSKMRLQEEKIILIREMRQHCTYLRKLAWSLRKMMSEMSSGRNSSLSEEGHRGLLCLHQKRLADVEEKFQVVSSRYSQALGPNAASLLEDGPEDIPEDDKEHVYESSDESDFEAV is encoded by the exons ATGAACAAACTGCAGGACATTCTGCAGACCTCAGAAGATAATCCAGATGCAAGTGGGCATCCTTCCACCTCCACATCATGGGGCTTGCGCCAATCTGCAGCCCAAGATGAGTGGCGGAAAGCGAGGTCTCATCATCTGAGCTGCTTGCTGTCCTGCAACGTGGTTCCAGAGAAGAACTGCAGCCACTGCACATCTCCTGCCATCATTCGATGCAGAGACTGCATGCCAGAGGAGTGGCTGTGTACGGAGTGTGACATACACatccacaaaaaacacacactccatAACAGGGAGTCCTGCATTGGGGGAATTTACAAGCCCATAGAGCCAACAGTGTGCTGCGTAAAGCAAAATGGCGGATATACACTCGTCAATCAAG TATGTCTTTTGCCTACAGTGAGGCCTGTCCAGTTGTGCACGTGTGATCCTGCAACCATAACAGAATCAGCTGGTAGAGCAATAATTATGGTTTGCATAAATG gTCGGTATGATTTGCACTTGCCAAACTTGTCTTGCAAATTATGTCTGACACAGTGGACACCTGACATGAGTGACCTCATACGCAGTGGGTACTGGCCAGCATCTGTGAATGCTGACACATTGTTTTCAATGGATGTCTTTACTTCATTTGAAGAGTTGAAAACTGTGGCTCCCAGTTTGTCGCGTCAGGGTTTTTTGCGGATGTTGGAGAAGAGGACCTGTCAATTTGGAAGG GCTGGCAAAATCCACGGAGACGTATTCCAAAGGAGTTATTTGGAGTACACATTCTGCCAGTACCATTGTGAGAATATGGCCAGTGTAGAGCACTTCACCTGCCCGGCGTGTACACCCAACATGATAGCTCTTTGCGCAGATGGCAACAGAAAGCAGTACCGATTTCGACAGTCAAAAGG gtCAGAGCAACCATATTTTGACGGTACTTTCATCGCCAAGGACGCTGAAGTACAGCATTTTGTTGAGGAGATCAGGAGTAAAATGAAAAGT ACTGCCGGCAGAGGAATCTGTGGAGCCAGTCGGTGGTCTGCTGCACGGGAGACAGCCAGAAGAGCTAGTAAACTGGATGAAGAGGGCATTGAGGTGGTTGTTTGCCGACACGGAGTGCTATTGAAGGCCCTCAACATGTATAGGGGGGAAATATTTGCTTATCCGCTGTTCCTGCAAAAGGAGCTTCAGGCAGCCACAAATGGACAGTTCTTTTGCACGGATATTGCTTGCAAGTATTGGCCCTACCTTGAAAAGTTGTCGGTCTCCATGTCAGAACTCAGACCTTTACTGCAGATGAGACCATTCCTTTCTGTCATGCATGCCAAGGCCCATTCAACAAAGTGTGAG ATAATCTGGAGTGGCAAAAATCAAGAGGGTGCTGGTACAACTGCAGGGGAGGAGGTCGAAATGGTAAACAGCTACCTCTCTCGTTGTGCCCTCACAACCAAGTACATGACAAAATCTG CCAGGAATGACATGTTAACAGTCCATGCTATTGGATGGAACCGACGGAAGCAGGAAGGCCTTCATCTTGCATTATCCAGCAGATACGTCAAG acTTGTGAAAAGGCGGAGGCTGATTCTCAGAGACTGGAAGATTTGACCAATCATCTTGGTTGCCCTGAGAACATGGTGCATCAGTGGGTTCATGATGTCAGAGAATGGGCTTCCGATG ATTCTGCAGGTACCAGATGTGATGACCAACAACCTCTTCAAGAATCAATTGAAGAAATGTTCCTTGCGGTTCATCACAGAAAAGCCAGCCTTTATAATCAGACTG ACAGCAACAAAATCCGACAGTTGCGACGAAGGAAATtgggagaagagaagaaaaaactgTTTGAAAAAATCAAGCTGTACAATGAGCAGGTTGCAGATGAGGAGCGCATCCTTGAGGATAAGGTGGAAAGCAGACTCTCTGTGGTGGAAGGAGACAGTGGGGCAGACTGTCTAATATGGCCGTGGGAAGTGCACAGCAGAG AATCGAGCAATATCCTTACGAAGAAGAAGATTTTTGATGTTTACATGTCAAAAATGCGGCTTCAAGAGGAAAAGATCATTTTGATAAGGGAGATGAGACAGCATTGCACCTACCTCAGAAAGCTGGCCTGGAGTCTCCGCAAAATGATGTCCGAAATGTCTTCTGGCAGGAACA GCAGTTTAAGTGAAGAGGGGCATCGTGGGCTGCTGTGTCTTCATCAGAAAAGGCTTGCTGATGTGGAGGAGAAGTTCCAAGTCGTTAGCTCAAGGTACAGCCAGGCTTTAGGACCGAATGCTGCTTCTCTGCTTGAGGATGGACCCGAGGACATACCGGAGGACGACAAAGAACATGTATATGAGAGTTCAGATGAGAGTGATTTTGAGGCAGTGTAA
- the LOC120571947 gene encoding uncharacterized protein LOC120571947 isoform X1 — protein sequence MNKLQDILQTSEDNPDASGHPSTSTSWGLRQSAAQDEWRKARSHHLSCLLSCNVVPEKNCSHCTSPAIIRCRDCMPEEWLCTECDIHIHKKHTLHNRESCIGGIYKPIEPTVCCVKQNGGYTLVNQVCLLPTVRPVQLCTCDPATITESAGRAIIMVCINGRYDLHLPNLSCKLCLTQWTPDMSDLIRSGYWPASVNADTLFSMDVFTSFEELKTVAPSLSRQGFLRMLEKRTCQFGRAGKIHGDVFQRSYLEYTFCQYHCENMASVEHFTCPACTPNMIALCADGNRKQYRFRQSKGSEQPYFDGTFIAKDAEVQHFVEEIRSKMKSTAGRGICGASRWSAARETARRASKLDEEGIEVVVCRHGVLLKALNMYRGEIFAYPLFLQKELQAATNGQFFCTDIACKYWPYLEKLSVSMSELRPLLQMRPFLSVMHAKAHSTKCEIIWSGKNQEGAGTTAGEEVEMVNSYLSRCALTTKYMTKSARNDMLTVHAIGWNRRKQEGLHLALSSRYVKTCEKAEADSQRLEDLTNHLGCPENMVHQWVHDVREWASDDSAGTRCDDQQPLQESIEEMFLAVHHRKASLYNQTDSNKIRQLRRRKLGEEKKKLFEKIKLYNEQVADEERILEDKVESRLSVVEGDSGADCLIWPWEVHSRESSNILTKKKIFDVYMSKMRLQEEKIILIREMRQHCTYLRKLAWSLRKMMSEMSSGRNSGSLSEEGHRGLLCLHQKRLADVEEKFQVVSSRYSQALGPNAASLLEDGPEDIPEDDKEHVYESSDESDFEAV from the exons ATGAACAAACTGCAGGACATTCTGCAGACCTCAGAAGATAATCCAGATGCAAGTGGGCATCCTTCCACCTCCACATCATGGGGCTTGCGCCAATCTGCAGCCCAAGATGAGTGGCGGAAAGCGAGGTCTCATCATCTGAGCTGCTTGCTGTCCTGCAACGTGGTTCCAGAGAAGAACTGCAGCCACTGCACATCTCCTGCCATCATTCGATGCAGAGACTGCATGCCAGAGGAGTGGCTGTGTACGGAGTGTGACATACACatccacaaaaaacacacactccatAACAGGGAGTCCTGCATTGGGGGAATTTACAAGCCCATAGAGCCAACAGTGTGCTGCGTAAAGCAAAATGGCGGATATACACTCGTCAATCAAG TATGTCTTTTGCCTACAGTGAGGCCTGTCCAGTTGTGCACGTGTGATCCTGCAACCATAACAGAATCAGCTGGTAGAGCAATAATTATGGTTTGCATAAATG gTCGGTATGATTTGCACTTGCCAAACTTGTCTTGCAAATTATGTCTGACACAGTGGACACCTGACATGAGTGACCTCATACGCAGTGGGTACTGGCCAGCATCTGTGAATGCTGACACATTGTTTTCAATGGATGTCTTTACTTCATTTGAAGAGTTGAAAACTGTGGCTCCCAGTTTGTCGCGTCAGGGTTTTTTGCGGATGTTGGAGAAGAGGACCTGTCAATTTGGAAGG GCTGGCAAAATCCACGGAGACGTATTCCAAAGGAGTTATTTGGAGTACACATTCTGCCAGTACCATTGTGAGAATATGGCCAGTGTAGAGCACTTCACCTGCCCGGCGTGTACACCCAACATGATAGCTCTTTGCGCAGATGGCAACAGAAAGCAGTACCGATTTCGACAGTCAAAAGG gtCAGAGCAACCATATTTTGACGGTACTTTCATCGCCAAGGACGCTGAAGTACAGCATTTTGTTGAGGAGATCAGGAGTAAAATGAAAAGT ACTGCCGGCAGAGGAATCTGTGGAGCCAGTCGGTGGTCTGCTGCACGGGAGACAGCCAGAAGAGCTAGTAAACTGGATGAAGAGGGCATTGAGGTGGTTGTTTGCCGACACGGAGTGCTATTGAAGGCCCTCAACATGTATAGGGGGGAAATATTTGCTTATCCGCTGTTCCTGCAAAAGGAGCTTCAGGCAGCCACAAATGGACAGTTCTTTTGCACGGATATTGCTTGCAAGTATTGGCCCTACCTTGAAAAGTTGTCGGTCTCCATGTCAGAACTCAGACCTTTACTGCAGATGAGACCATTCCTTTCTGTCATGCATGCCAAGGCCCATTCAACAAAGTGTGAG ATAATCTGGAGTGGCAAAAATCAAGAGGGTGCTGGTACAACTGCAGGGGAGGAGGTCGAAATGGTAAACAGCTACCTCTCTCGTTGTGCCCTCACAACCAAGTACATGACAAAATCTG CCAGGAATGACATGTTAACAGTCCATGCTATTGGATGGAACCGACGGAAGCAGGAAGGCCTTCATCTTGCATTATCCAGCAGATACGTCAAG acTTGTGAAAAGGCGGAGGCTGATTCTCAGAGACTGGAAGATTTGACCAATCATCTTGGTTGCCCTGAGAACATGGTGCATCAGTGGGTTCATGATGTCAGAGAATGGGCTTCCGATG ATTCTGCAGGTACCAGATGTGATGACCAACAACCTCTTCAAGAATCAATTGAAGAAATGTTCCTTGCGGTTCATCACAGAAAAGCCAGCCTTTATAATCAGACTG ACAGCAACAAAATCCGACAGTTGCGACGAAGGAAATtgggagaagagaagaaaaaactgTTTGAAAAAATCAAGCTGTACAATGAGCAGGTTGCAGATGAGGAGCGCATCCTTGAGGATAAGGTGGAAAGCAGACTCTCTGTGGTGGAAGGAGACAGTGGGGCAGACTGTCTAATATGGCCGTGGGAAGTGCACAGCAGAG AATCGAGCAATATCCTTACGAAGAAGAAGATTTTTGATGTTTACATGTCAAAAATGCGGCTTCAAGAGGAAAAGATCATTTTGATAAGGGAGATGAGACAGCATTGCACCTACCTCAGAAAGCTGGCCTGGAGTCTCCGCAAAATGATGTCCGAAATGTCTTCTGGCAGGAACAGTG GCAGTTTAAGTGAAGAGGGGCATCGTGGGCTGCTGTGTCTTCATCAGAAAAGGCTTGCTGATGTGGAGGAGAAGTTCCAAGTCGTTAGCTCAAGGTACAGCCAGGCTTTAGGACCGAATGCTGCTTCTCTGCTTGAGGATGGACCCGAGGACATACCGGAGGACGACAAAGAACATGTATATGAGAGTTCAGATGAGAGTGATTTTGAGGCAGTGTAA